From Arcticibacter tournemirensis, one genomic window encodes:
- the pepT gene encoding peptidase T, translating to MDNIKNYSFTVLDRFMKYVTIDTQSDPYSETTPSTEKQKNLGRLLVEELQQMGIADAELDEYGYVYATVPSTTEKDVPVICFCSHMDTSPDCSGAGVVPLIHRNYQKQDLILPDDPAQVLRLKDHPDLRSQMGNDIITASGTTLLGADNKAGLAEIMDAANFLISHPEIKHGTIRLLFTPDEEIGRGVDKVNLEKLGAKYAYTVDGETCGSVENETFSADYALLKVKGVSAHPGFAKGNMESALKIVSEIVSFLPKDRLSPESTSDKEGFIHPVAIRGTVEEASVEFILRDFDEKELVNHERILKAIAEEVLEGYPNSSFTLEVKEQYRNMKLVLDDHPDVIRFAEEAIRRAGLQPKRQSIRGGTDGSRLSFMGLPCPNIFAGEHAFHGKQEWVSVQDMQKAVETIVNIAIVWEELTL from the coding sequence ATGGACAACATAAAGAATTATTCGTTTACTGTTTTGGATAGGTTTATGAAGTATGTAACTATAGATACTCAATCTGATCCCTATTCCGAAACCACGCCATCTACAGAAAAACAAAAGAACCTGGGCCGGTTGCTGGTTGAAGAACTTCAGCAGATGGGAATTGCCGATGCTGAACTGGATGAATATGGGTACGTTTATGCTACCGTTCCTTCAACGACAGAAAAAGATGTGCCTGTGATTTGCTTTTGCTCGCATATGGATACCTCCCCTGATTGCAGCGGAGCTGGTGTCGTCCCTCTTATTCACAGGAATTACCAGAAGCAGGATTTGATTTTGCCCGATGATCCTGCGCAGGTATTAAGGCTTAAAGATCATCCGGATCTTAGGAGTCAGATGGGCAATGATATCATCACAGCCAGTGGTACAACTCTTCTGGGAGCTGATAATAAAGCAGGCTTAGCCGAGATTATGGACGCCGCGAATTTTCTTATCAGCCATCCTGAGATTAAACATGGCACGATCAGGCTGCTGTTTACCCCTGACGAAGAAATCGGCCGTGGTGTGGATAAGGTCAATCTGGAGAAGCTGGGAGCAAAATATGCTTATACCGTGGATGGCGAAACCTGTGGTTCTGTGGAGAATGAAACATTTTCTGCAGATTATGCGCTGCTTAAGGTTAAGGGGGTGAGCGCTCATCCCGGATTTGCCAAGGGAAATATGGAAAGTGCGCTCAAAATAGTATCTGAGATCGTATCCTTCCTTCCTAAAGATCGGCTTTCGCCTGAAAGTACCAGCGATAAAGAAGGTTTTATCCATCCTGTCGCTATACGGGGAACAGTTGAAGAGGCAAGTGTTGAGTTTATTCTGCGAGACTTTGATGAAAAAGAACTCGTGAATCACGAGCGAATACTGAAAGCAATTGCGGAGGAAGTATTGGAAGGCTATCCCAATTCATCGTTTACTCTGGAGGTAAAAGAACAATACCGGAACATGAAGCTGGTACTGGACGATCATCCGGATGTTATCCGGTTTGCTGAAGAAGCGATACGAAGAGCCGGCCTGCAACCGAAGCGGCAGAGTATCCGCGGAGGCACAGACGGATCACGTTTATCATTTATGGGCTTGCCCTGTCCTAATATTTTTGCGGGTGAGCACGCCTTTCATGGAAAGCAGGAGTGGGTATCTGTACAGGATATGCAGAAGGCTGTGGAAACTATAGTTAATATCGCAATTGTCTGGGAAGAGCTAACTCTTTAA
- a CDS encoding rhomboid family intramembrane serine protease, translated as MQEFISQTPVASIIFIFTLVTSIYAFSNPGIYGKFMLHPYSVSRGSRIYSIFTSGLIHQDWGHLFFNMLSYYFFAFQLERMIGHWQFGVLYIVSLALSDLSTILKHKDHYGYNSLGASGAVSAVVFSFILFNPGATLFVFFIPMNAVLFGVAYLFYSAYASRQSSHINHDAHFFGALSGIIITIILYPQIVAYFIRQLGLG; from the coding sequence ATGCAAGAATTTATCAGTCAAACACCGGTAGCTAGTATCATATTTATATTTACATTAGTAACAAGTATATATGCCTTCTCAAATCCGGGCATTTATGGAAAGTTCATGTTGCATCCTTACAGCGTAAGCCGGGGATCGCGTATTTATTCCATCTTTACAAGCGGGCTGATACATCAGGACTGGGGACATTTATTCTTCAATATGTTATCCTATTACTTTTTTGCTTTTCAGCTCGAAAGAATGATAGGGCACTGGCAATTTGGTGTCCTGTATATTGTCAGCCTGGCCTTAAGCGACTTAAGTACTATTTTAAAGCATAAAGATCATTATGGGTATAACAGCCTGGGAGCATCCGGCGCTGTCTCTGCCGTGGTATTCAGCTTTATTCTTTTCAATCCAGGCGCAACCCTTTTTGTATTTTTCATTCCGATGAATGCAGTATTATTCGGCGTTGCGTATCTTTTCTATAGTGCCTATGCATCACGTCAGTCGAGCCATATTAATCATGACGCTCATTTTTTTGGCGCCCTTTCGGGTATAATTATTACCATCATTCTATACCCCCAGATCGTAGCGTATTTCATCAGGCAGCTAGGCTTAGGATAA
- a CDS encoding M1 family metallopeptidase: protein MNNDVIRTAKVLLLAAAIALNAKTFAQDIKGQHPAIEIYRETPEKINDLVHTKLDVSFDYAKRYLYGKAWITLKPHFYSTDSLRLDAKGMDIKNVALIAGTKLTPLKYVYNGKQISVKLDRSYRQTEKYTVFVDYTAKPDEFKAEGSAAISDAKGLYFINPDGKDKSKPIQIWTQGETEASSVWFPTIDRPNQKTTSELSMTVASKYVTLSNGRLVAQKNNIDGTRTDTWKMDLPHSPYLFMMAVGDFKIYKDKWRDKEVNYYLEPAYAPYAKQIFGNTPEMMEFFSKKLGVDFPWNKYSQIVVRDFVSGAMENTTATLHGEFVQATDRELLDENKGEDVIAHELFHQWFGDYVTTESWSNLTVNESFADFSEVLWNEYKYGKDKGDAHGYKSMESYLGSESDSAKKLVRFHYRDKEDMFDLVSYQKGGRILNMLRNYLGEDAFFKGLNLYLRQNAFKNGEAHQLRLALEEVSGKDLNWFFNQWYFRSGHPVLSIDYAWDEASKTQKVILQQKQEDEAFILPLAIDIYTGGKRERHSVWMRNKSDTLSFRASSKPDLVNVDGDKVLLARKTDNKSVSGFVFQYFNAPLYVDRLEAIEASSEKQQQDAGARGVMLAALKDKYYGLRIVAINALDLTNESIKEAALPILLELAKNDPKTLVRAAAVGAIASLKDPSNRQLFDVAIKSQSYAVQGAALLGITMISPADAFNLAKGLEKDSKGDLSKAISTIYALNGGPEELGYIAKAYETADLQSKVEMVPAYLGILGRINDVNVIKDRIGTFKDLGIKYKQYGIDKFILSLFEGLRQRKQGQLQSAGPELKEILNQQITVIAASIKELREAN from the coding sequence ATGAATAATGATGTAATCAGGACAGCAAAAGTGCTGTTACTTGCTGCGGCAATAGCGTTAAATGCGAAGACCTTCGCCCAGGATATCAAAGGACAGCATCCGGCAATAGAAATTTACAGGGAAACACCCGAAAAGATTAACGATCTGGTACATACAAAGCTGGATGTTAGCTTTGATTATGCTAAAAGATACCTTTACGGAAAAGCGTGGATTACATTAAAACCTCATTTTTATTCCACAGATTCCCTTCGGCTTGATGCTAAAGGTATGGATATAAAAAACGTCGCTCTCATTGCGGGTACTAAACTGACGCCACTTAAATACGTTTATAACGGGAAGCAGATCTCTGTTAAGCTCGACCGGAGCTACAGGCAGACCGAAAAATATACCGTCTTTGTGGATTACACCGCAAAGCCTGATGAATTTAAAGCAGAGGGCAGCGCCGCCATCTCCGATGCAAAAGGGTTATATTTCATTAATCCCGATGGTAAAGATAAGTCTAAGCCTATACAAATATGGACGCAGGGTGAGACTGAGGCCTCATCTGTATGGTTTCCTACAATAGACAGGCCTAATCAGAAAACTACTTCTGAATTAAGCATGACTGTAGCTTCCAAATATGTTACTCTTTCGAATGGCCGTCTGGTTGCGCAAAAGAATAATATTGATGGTACCCGTACAGATACATGGAAGATGGACCTTCCTCATTCTCCATATCTTTTTATGATGGCTGTCGGCGACTTTAAAATATATAAAGATAAGTGGCGCGATAAAGAAGTGAATTATTATCTCGAACCAGCCTATGCCCCCTATGCAAAGCAAATCTTTGGAAATACTCCAGAGATGATGGAGTTCTTTTCGAAGAAGCTCGGAGTCGACTTTCCATGGAACAAATACTCGCAGATTGTTGTGCGCGACTTTGTGAGCGGTGCAATGGAAAATACTACAGCTACACTGCACGGCGAATTTGTTCAGGCAACCGACCGTGAACTTCTTGACGAAAACAAGGGCGAAGACGTTATCGCTCATGAGTTATTTCATCAGTGGTTTGGCGATTATGTCACTACTGAAAGCTGGAGCAACCTCACAGTTAATGAATCATTCGCGGATTTTAGCGAGGTGCTGTGGAATGAATATAAATATGGAAAAGATAAAGGTGATGCTCATGGTTATAAGTCCATGGAATCATACCTCGGATCCGAAAGCGATTCAGCCAAGAAACTTGTACGGTTTCACTATCGGGATAAAGAAGATATGTTCGATCTCGTAAGTTATCAGAAGGGCGGCCGTATTTTAAATATGCTTCGGAATTATCTGGGCGAAGATGCTTTTTTTAAAGGGCTAAACCTTTATCTCAGGCAAAATGCTTTTAAAAATGGAGAGGCTCATCAGCTCAGACTCGCCCTGGAAGAAGTGAGCGGAAAAGATCTTAACTGGTTCTTTAACCAATGGTATTTCAGGTCGGGGCATCCTGTGTTGAGTATTGATTATGCGTGGGATGAAGCCTCAAAAACCCAAAAGGTGATTCTTCAGCAAAAACAGGAGGATGAAGCGTTTATTTTGCCTCTTGCCATTGATATTTATACCGGCGGAAAGAGGGAACGGCATTCCGTTTGGATGAGGAACAAATCAGATACTTTAAGTTTTAGAGCCTCGTCTAAACCCGACCTCGTCAATGTGGATGGAGATAAAGTGCTTCTGGCCCGTAAGACGGATAACAAGTCGGTCTCCGGGTTTGTATTCCAGTATTTTAATGCTCCTCTTTATGTAGACCGCCTGGAAGCTATTGAGGCTAGCTCCGAAAAACAACAGCAGGACGCAGGTGCCCGCGGTGTAATGTTGGCAGCTTTGAAAGATAAGTATTATGGCTTACGAATCGTGGCGATAAATGCCCTCGACCTGACCAATGAATCGATTAAAGAAGCGGCTCTTCCTATCCTTTTGGAACTAGCTAAAAACGATCCGAAGACCTTGGTCAGGGCGGCGGCCGTCGGTGCTATCGCTTCTTTAAAAGATCCTTCAAACCGGCAATTATTTGATGTAGCTATAAAAAGCCAGTCATATGCAGTACAGGGCGCCGCCCTGTTAGGGATTACTATGATCAGCCCTGCCGACGCGTTTAATCTTGCTAAAGGTCTTGAAAAGGATAGTAAAGGCGACCTTAGTAAGGCAATATCCACTATTTATGCCTTAAATGGCGGACCCGAGGAGTTGGGCTATATCGCTAAAGCATACGAGACTGCCGACTTGCAGAGCAAGGTGGAAATGGTTCCTGCCTACCTGGGAATTCTTGGCAGGATAAATGACGTAAATGTAATTAAGGACAGAATCGGCACGTTCAAAGATTTAGGCATTAAATACAAACAGTACGGTATAGATAAATTCATTCTATCATTATTCGAAGGACTGCGGCAACGTAAGCAGGGACAACTGCAGAGTGCCGGCCCAGAGCTTAAAGAAATTCTGAATCAGCAGATAACGGTAATTGCGGCATCTATTAAAGAGCTCCGGGAAGCGAATTAA
- a CDS encoding thioredoxin family protein, producing MKKKILLLLLSVAVILNASAQTPQLYNPFANAKADIANAVSRAGNEGKHVFLQIGGNWCVWCLRFNQLILENDTLSTVMNKNFIVVHVNYSKENRNEETLATLGFPQRFGFPVFVILDGKGNRLHTQNSAYLEQGEGHSTKKVLDFLNAWTPKALDPKSYKK from the coding sequence ATGAAAAAAAAAATTTTGTTACTTCTTCTATCAGTTGCGGTTATATTAAATGCTTCTGCACAGACTCCGCAGCTATATAATCCTTTTGCCAATGCAAAAGCTGATATCGCAAACGCAGTATCGCGCGCTGGGAATGAAGGTAAGCATGTATTTCTTCAGATTGGAGGAAACTGGTGTGTATGGTGTTTACGCTTTAACCAACTTATACTAGAGAACGACACGCTAAGCACCGTAATGAATAAAAATTTTATAGTAGTACATGTAAACTATAGCAAGGAAAATAGGAATGAAGAGACGCTTGCCACACTCGGCTTTCCGCAACGGTTCGGCTTTCCCGTCTTTGTAATTCTCGACGGAAAGGGTAACCGCCTTCACACACAAAACAGTGCATATCTGGAACAGGGCGAAGGTCACAGCACAAAAAAGGTACTGGATTTTTTGAATGCGTGGACACCAAAAGCTCTTGACCCTAAAAGCTATAAGAAATAA
- a CDS encoding DUF4890 domain-containing protein: protein MKKIIFTALLFMGLATAGFSQDRPQREKKTPEERAQLMTDHLAKKLSLSDKQKSEIYKINLDRAKEMDKSMAKTSAERKQAFEQQKKQFEASDEKINKVLTDDQKKTYAELKAQRMEKMKAHKGDFRKKGRSKKADASEKEG, encoded by the coding sequence ATGAAAAAGATAATTTTTACTGCCCTTTTATTTATGGGCCTTGCAACCGCAGGATTTTCACAGGACAGACCTCAGAGAGAAAAGAAAACGCCGGAAGAACGCGCACAGTTAATGACTGATCATCTCGCTAAGAAGCTTTCGCTATCGGACAAACAAAAGTCAGAAATTTATAAGATCAATCTCGACCGGGCAAAAGAGATGGATAAATCAATGGCCAAAACGAGTGCCGAAAGAAAACAGGCTTTCGAGCAGCAAAAAAAACAGTTTGAAGCATCTGACGAAAAAATAAACAAAGTACTTACAGACGATCAGAAGAAAACCTATGCTGAGCTTAAAGCCCAGCGCATGGAAAAGATGAAGGCGCATAAAGGTGATTTCAGAAAAAAAGGGAGGAGTAAGAAGGCTGACGCATCTGAGAAAGAAGGCTAA